The Gouania willdenowi chromosome 7, fGouWil2.1, whole genome shotgun sequence genome includes a window with the following:
- the wnk3 gene encoding serine/threonine-protein kinase WNK1 isoform X4: MATDLADPTGTEESSEKPDGKKEDKDWESKVTQSKERIHSNPLDFASSCSPQEGTTTVGENGGGVASPKDHEKQSSINTPSLPVDTGQKRLRREKRFFRKSVEICEEDEDVAVPAETSHSDPHLEVCASDSVFKSNAPHQEAASSCIALGHEPVCTISGKGTPSSAPTQRVKERDREQEEESEMKAVATSPGGRFLKFDIELGRGAFKTVYKGLDTETWVEVAWCELQDRKLTKAEQQRFKEEAEMLKGLQHPNIVRFYDSWESVLRGKKCIVLVTELMTSGTLKTYLKRFKVMKPKVLRSWCRQILKGLHFLHTRTPPIIHRDLKCDNIFITGPTGSVKIGDLGLATLMRTSFAKSVIGTPEFMAPEMYEEHYDESVDVYAFGMCMLEMATSEYPYSECQNAAQIYRKVTSGIKPASFDKVSDPEIKEIIEGCIRQNKSQRLSIRDLLNHAFFGEDTGVRVELAEEDIGTQECLALRIWVEDPKKLKGKHKDNEAIEFGYDLENDSAEEVALEMVKSGFFHESDAKVVGKSIRDRVNLIKKSRERRQQNCFPKQGFEERKDSNLSSCSFSHPSSSMGQVAGESIGSASCESYASEQSQAYSQQGDSHTQTAFPSGLSSTATFVHHQIGEGSSLPNVPHGHSVSLSMPIEQSGGSVGQLYIKTNNMVPQVSPSVPQLCFQSQTFPSDAFQSTTPHSSMALSQSSKPSVTPQTHVNVLTTSMLVSDPTGLTGTIVPHAQQTQLPVTHMQLTDSISQAASHPTHPAMIPQQAIVLQQQMGVDPQTTTLHQQPQHQLEAQCNLLKQQGSTTQLLADQHQHSLSAAGVQKHHPEPQQPIYVQEPVPHVQSTSQQHMLTTQSGMDQPAMSIPRPEEPVCKQLMTEETMVESQLLHQQLQQQTTVLQQQLGHQLQQQQVVMLEQHQMYLQQQLEQQQQKALLQQQQQQAQLQQQQLIHCKQQMDQQAFINKEQQQCVVQQEAILQLQVDQQQLPPPAQTQQQNQVYQLIGQQQPTTQTDLEVQHRQPLALQPQHQQNQLLQQQAMIRQMEQQQQQKALMQQQLILQQQLQKQAQLQQHEKMQLRQQIEQQQKALLQQQLEQQQQLLSQQEAERWQQQAMIKQQIQEQQQQQQAAMVQIHLNDKQETLLLQPGNTEQQIQAPLLCIPQLQTHFTPSSGQSEQVIPPQQGLVSLPQQHAPVLEPYIVVGADQTQHQVQTISQSQVPATNQTIQLPLQASAAVPAHVSTQQGQTEIQKLHGHVPVQFLAQTAAHVLPQSTQAPTLTEAQTIPPAAVIQQQTQIIDTQQIPLQTCYPGTVTYPQNQAAAQPLIQSHPLHITQCQPMHCQVPRADIQMLGQHGQVTAQSLAAMVPIPNQIPLEANVQQNSGLMKQQLQQSIQEPTQVHTQAAAGLSTSQYVPQPIHQGLSPVQQDLPHTALQQEKQQPTPQYQHMIVSHGSTGSVGSKTDALSSATDPSNVTHPMQTGHAYILGQTSAHSVVLPQKQPQGNFGPDPAAIQPLSQLSIPHQVHQHPAPPPLLTQSAPEPFQLPIQQPLPLTQTAISLDGSRLNSECPPLSHLTTHSLTQIGCCNVAEIHSHSTTQPVNSSIVAGPPPSPQHHLKQTLSGHTHAQANNQAHAQPHFHTQTPASEQPALPQAFFPALQIPLSPSQSSTPPTSLPSFPSLPFHLPAAAPAPELPTSPQVAQVILPGQVDFIPTSPLPVATLQSLDSNAPKLSQASLQDCDLSLLGTAQKEGPYLASAEQHLSGSVPSNDEDTLQLLANGKLEKLKNHRSTLCQKPENVSHQFQLSMFQASGSGDNMVECQLETHTNKMVTFKFDIEGDAPEDIADYMVEEDFVLDVEKEKFVEELKAIVKKAHEILHSQTGSTDQLNVSTPLSSVDSVPHSSPVGRWRFFINQTIRHRDSLSNQGAAAPPTTTEAQITQSPKNEKENDGSQSLECLTAVDATSYPTVPVTCPPIPAVPAHLTLTPFVTATPVQHTSSSEIMFGSASISGNAIGGLEMPVHTVVPSNTALPAANLSILNSVPIVKSPIPTALPAASICSTVGQSIGDVLISTPQPCLSASDQALTSIHFSPPTSATLIPSVTSQPGTEQRQTYTNLAQPGPQQSQPQLFLQSELQQQVVAAQLQAIQIDHQQIDQSTQQQHQVYQEEMPQQQGQIVQQQLQQQQQNQQQIIPNQMPPQQFSEGPVLPQTMPVHHGLPSLPLQPTLLPLNGQQTSQYSQQAVAPQEVIIPEQQTILLQEQQIVQQQLHMSGGDSKPDQNQMLYSSMGKPFLQQQIQANIGPATLQQSPQQSQEPAEAVQHVQSQQQLKQTEHQEMVSGMETPQRQQQASLQMSESEVSTGETSITEDTCSYSASFHPSSDSSLPPLHLGTAEAPFPTLALTMSPSPAQPSSVAESDSEGPPKIEFVDNRIKTLDEKLRNLLYQEYSSGAAVAGGAAFGPPSAASTSAGGDESSEPQSLHFSSFPHHASSSDTSPQSSSSSTSSTTSRSSSSSPEPERDKRGDEGSSFVANSQELDPVKLQPDPSFTSISSTLPTSLLASCQDDSSGLQPPPVPGEPTIFAVPSHSDTSTTGEGSWHHNQQLIPLRHGQQQQNAGGGYFGLNLTCPSIRNPVSKKSWTRKFKNWACKLRHSTSLFKKPRVPQGSVLLGRESGSERERLRVIERERMRCWGMSLTYLISSTSLNIVT, from the exons GATCGTAAGCTGACCAAGGCGGAGCAGCAACGCTTCAAGGAGGAGGCAGAGATGCTAAAGGGTCTGCAGCATCCTAACATCGTTCGTTTCTATGATTCCTGGGAGTCTGTGCTCCGAGGAAAGAAATGCATTGTCCTCGTCACGGAACTCATGACCTCTGGAACACTAAAAAC GTACCTAAAGCGCTTTAAGGTGATGAAACCCAAAGTCCTGAGGAGCTGGTGTAGACAAATTCTGAAGGGCCTTCACTTTCTTCACACCCGGACTCCACCGATCATCCATCGAGACCTGAAGTGTGACAACATCTTTATCACTGGGCCCACAGGCTCAGTTAAGATAGGGGACCTCGGTTTGGCCACCCTAATGAGGACCTCCTTTGCCAAGAGTGTCATTG GAACACCAGAGTTCATGGCCCCAGAGATGTACGAAGAGCACTATGATGAATCTGTCGATGTTTATGCCTTTGGGATGTGTATGCTGGAGATGGCCACTTCTGAATACCCTTACTCAGAGTGCCAAAACGCTGCTCAGATCTATCGCAAAGTCACAAGT GGTATAAAACCAGCCAGCTTTGATAAAGTCAGTGATCCAGAGATCAAAGAGATTATTGAAGGTTGCATACGTCAGAACAAAAGTCAGAG GCTCTCTATCCGGGACCTCTTGAACCATGCATTCTTTGGGGAAGACACAGGGGTACGGGTGGAGCTAGCAGAAGAGGACATAGGCACCCAGGAATGTCTGGCCCTCCGGATTTGGGTGGAGGacccaaaaaaactaaaaggcAAGCACAAGGACAATGAGGCCATCGAGTTCGGTTACGATCTGGAGAATGACAGTGCTGAGGAGGTGGCTCTAGAGATG GTGAAATCCGGCTTTTTTCATGAGAGTGACGCCAAGGTGGTGGGAAAATCTATCCGAGATCGAGTAAATTTGATCAAAAAATCAAGAGAGCGTCGACAGCAAAATTGCTTTCCAAAGCAAGGCTTTGAAGAACGAAAAGACTCCAATCTTAGCTCGTGCAGCTTTTCTCATCCATCCTCTTCCATGGGGCAAGTGGCAG GAGAGAGCATTGGATCTGCCAGCTGTGAATCATATGCAAGTGAACAGAGTCAGGCTTACTCTCAGCAAGGAGACTCACACACCCAGACGGCTTTCCCATCAGGGTTATCG AGCACTGCCACTTTTGTTCATCATCAAATTGGTGAAGGTAGCAGCCTTCCAAATGTGCCTCATGGTCACAGTGTCAGTCTGAGCATGCCCATTGAGCAGAGTGGAGGATCTGTTGGTCAGCTGTATATTAAGACCAacaacatggttccacaggtatCACCAAGTGTACCTCAACTTTGTTTTCAG TCACAGACATTCCCATCAGATGCATTTCAATCCACCACTCCCCATAGCTCAATGGCACTTTCCCAGTCATCCAAACCCTCCGTTACACCACAAACACATGTTAATGTTCTCACTACATCCATGCTAGTCAGTGATCCTACTGGACTAACAGGGACTATTGTCCCCCATGCTCAGCAGACTCAACTCCCTGTCACTCACATGCAGCTTACTGACAGCATTTCCCAGGCAGCTTCCCATCCAACACACCCTGCCATGATCCCTCAGCAGGCTATTGTCCTACAACAACAGATGGGGGTGGACCCCCAGACAACCACTCTCCATCAGCAGCCCCAACATCAATTGGAAGCCCAGTGTAATCTGCTCAAACAACAAGGTAGTACAACTCAGCTGCTAGCGGACCAGCATCAACACAGCCTTTCAGCCGCCGGTGTCCAGAAGCATCACCCTGAACCTCAGCAACCAATCTATGTACAGGAGCCTGTCCCACATGTCCAGTCGACTTCACAGCAGCACATGCTGACTACACAATCAGGTATGGACCAACCGGCTATGTCAATACCACGACCAGAAGAGCCTGTGTGCAAACAGTTAATGACAGAGGAGACTATGGTGGAATCACAGCTTTTGCACCAACAGCTTCAGCAGCAAACAACAGTGTTACAGCAGCAGCTCGGACATCAATtgcagcagcaacaagttgttaTGCTTGAGCAACATCAGATGTACCTACAGCAACAGCTCgaacagcagcaacaaaaggccctgcttcagcagcagcaacagcaagctcaactacaacagcagcagctcatTCATTGCAAGCAACAGATGGATCAGCAagcatttattaataaagagcagcagcagtgtgTTGTGCAACAAGAAGCAATTTTGCAACTTCAAGTAGATCAGCAACAACTACCGCCGCCAGCacagacacaacaacaaaaccagGTATATCAACTGATTGGACAACAGCAACCTACCACACAAACAGATTTAGAGGTGCAACATCGTCAACCTTTAGCCTTGCAGCCACAACATCAGCAAAATCAGCTGCTGCAACAGCAAGCCATGATCCGACAaatggagcagcagcagcaacaaaaaGCGCTAATGCAACAGCAGCTGATTTTACAGCAGCAGCTTCAAAAGCAAGCCCAACTACAGCAACATGAGAAAATGCAACTGAGGCAGCAAATTGAACAGCAACAGAAGGCTCTGCTGCAACAACAACTGGAGCAACAGCAGCAACTTCTCTCACAGCAGGAAGCTGAAAGATGGCAGCAACAAGCTATGATTAAGCAACAAATtcaagagcagcagcagcagcaacaagcAGCTATGGTACAAATTCATCTGAATGACAAACAAGAAACTCTCCTTCTTCAACCAGGCAACACTGAGCAACAGATTCAGGCACCGCTTTTGTGTATTCCGCAACTACAAACTCATTTTACGCCTTCTTCAGGTCAGTCAGAGCAAGTGATTCCCCCGCAGCAGGGGCTGGTTTCTCTGCCACAACAGCATGCACCTGTATTGGAGCCCTATATTGTTGTTGGAGCTGATCAAACTCAACACCAAGTTCAAACCATCTCTCAGAGCCAGGTCCCCGCAACCAACCAGACTATCCAGCTCCCTTTGCAGGCCTCTGCAGCTGTTCCAGCTCATGTCAGTACACAGCAGGGGCAAACTGAGATTCAGAAACTACATGGCCATGTACCAGTCCAGTTTTTAGCCCAGACTGCAGCCCACGTGCTTCCTCAGTCAACACAAGCACCAACTCTGACTGAGGCTCAAACCATTCCCCCAGCAGCAGTAATCCAGCAACAGACACAGATTATTGACACCCAGCAAATTCCCTTACAGACGTGTTATCCTGGGACTGTAACCTACCCTCAAAACCAAGCTGCTGCTCAGCCCTTGATTCAATCTCATCCTCTACACATCACCCAGTGCCAGCCAATGCATTGCCAGGTCCCAAGAGCCGACATTCAGATGCTGGGCCAACACGGCCAAGTCACTGCTCAATCCTTGGCTGCAATGGTTCCTATTCCCAACCAGATCCCGCTTGAGGCTAATGTTCAGCAAAATTCTGGACTCATGAAGCAACAGCTTCAACAATCAATCCAGGAACCTACACAGGTGCACACTCAGGCTGCTGCTGGCCTTTCAACTTCTCAATACGTTCCTCAGCCTATTCACCAGGGCCTGTCACCTGTACAGCAAGATTTACCTCATACTGCACTACAGCAGGAGAAACAGCAGCCAACACCCCAGTATCAGCATATGATTGTGTCTCATGGGTCAACTGGAAGTGTGGGAAGCAAAACAGATGCTCTAAGTTCAGCGACTGACCCTTCAAATGTCACTCATCCTATGCAGACTGGACACGCCTATATATTGGGTCAAACATCTGCACATTCAGTTGTTCTGCCTCAGAAACAACCTCAAGGGAACTTTGGGCCTGACCCAGCAGCCATTCAGCCTCTATCCCAGCTTTCTATACCTCATCAAGTGCATCAACATCCCGCTCCACCTCCCTTGCTGACTCAGTCGGCGCCAGAGCCATTTCAACTGCCCATTCAACAGCCTCTTCCTTTAACCCAAACTGCCATCTCGCTTGATGGGAGTCGACTTAACTCAGAGTGCCCACCCTTATCACATCTGACGACACACTCTCTTACTCAGATAGGCTGCTGTAATGTGGCTGAGATTCATTCCCATAGCACCACCCAGCCTGTGAATAGTTCCATAGTGGCAGGTCCTCCCCCTTCTCCACAGCACCACCTAAAGCAAACGCTGTCaggccacacacacgcacaggccAACAATCAGGCACATGCTCAGCCCCATTTTCACACTCAAACACCTGCTTCCGAACAACCTGCTCTGCCCCAGGCTTTCTTTCCTGCACTACAAATACCTCTAAGTCCCTCACAATCCTCCACTCCACCAACATCACTACCATCATTCCCATCCCTGCCATTCCACTTACCTGCAGCTGCCCCTGCTCCAGAGCTGCCAACATCTCCACAAGTGGCCCAGGTAATCTTACCAGGGCAGGTCGACTTTATACCCACCTCCCCTCTGCCTGTCGCTACGCTACAATCGCTTGATTCTAATGCTCCCAAATTGTCCCAAGCCTCGCTGCAAGACTGTGACCTTTCCCTGCTGGGCACTGCTCAG AAGGAGGGTCCATACCTGGCAAGTGCAGAACAACATTTATCAGG GTCTGTTCCATCTAATGACGAGGACACTCTGCAGCTCTTGGCAAATGGAAAGttagaaaaacttaaaaaccaTAGAAGCACTTTGTGTCAAAAGCCTGAAAATGTTTCCCATCAGTTCCAACTGAGCATGTTCCAG GCATCTGGCAGTGGAGACAATATGGTGGAGTGTCAGTTAGAGACACATACTAACAAGATGGTGACATTTAAATTTGACATTGAAGGAGATGCTCCAGAAGACATAGCTGATTATATG GTGGAGGAGGATTTTGTTCTTGATGTGGAGAAAGAAAAATTTGTTGAAGAGCTTAAAGCAATAGTAAAGAAAGCTCATGAAATCCTTCACTCACAG ACTGGATCCACTGACCAGTTAAATGTGAGCACACCACTTAGCTCTG tggATTCGGTGCCCCATTCATCACCAGTTGGACGCTGGCGCTTTTTTATCAACCAGACTATCCGCCATAGAGACTCTCTTTCGAACCAAGGAGCAGCTGCACCACCAACCACAACAGAGGCACAGATCACTCAGTCccctaaaaatgaaaaag aaaatgatggatcccagagtctggagtgtttgactgcagtggacgCTACATCCTACCCCACTGTACCTGTCACCTGCCCACCAATTCCCGCTGTCCCAGCCCATCTTACATTGACTCCCTTTGTCACAGCTACACCTGTTCAACACACATCTTCTTCTGAAATTATGTTTGGATCAGCCTCCATCTCTGGCAATGCTATTGGTGGTCTTGAAATGCCCGTTCACACCGTGGTCCCTTCTAACACAGCCTTACCTGCTGCAAACCTCTCAATCCTCAACTCTGTTCCCATTGTTAAATCTCCAATACCAACTGCCCTTCCGGCAGCTAGCATTTGCTCCACTGTAGGTCAAAGTATAGGCGATGTACTTATTTCCACTCCACAGCCATGTCTTTCTGCATCTGACCAGGCTCTGACTTCTATTCACTTTTCTCCTCCAACAAGTGCTACACTGATTCCTTCTGTGACAAGCCAACCTGGCACAGAACAGAGGCAAACATACACTAATTTGGCCCAACCTGGTCCACAGCAATCTCAACCACAGCTATTCCTACAGTCTGAATTGCAACAACAGGTAGTAGCAGCACAACTGCAGGCAATTCAAATTGATCATCAGCAGATCGACCAATCaacacaacagcaacatcaaGTGTACCAAGAAGAAATGCCTCAGCAGCAAGGACAAATTGTACAACAgcaactacaacaacaacagcagaacCAACAACAAATAATACCAAATCAAATGCCACCACAGCAGTTCAGTGAGGGTCCAGTGCTGCCTCAGACAATGCCTGTGCATCACGGTCTGCCCTCTTTGCCTTTACAACCGACTCTGCTGCCTCTTAATGGACAACAAACTTCACAATATTCCCAACAGGCTGTGGCACCACAAGAAGTAATTATCCCCGAACAGCAGACAATACTACTACAAGAACAACAAATAGTGCAGCAACAGCTACATATGAGTGGAGGGGATTCAAAACCAGATCAAAATCAAATGTTGTACTCATCAATGGGTAAACCCTTTCTCCAACAGCAGATACAAGCAAATATTGGCCCTGCAACCCTGCAGCAGAGTCCACAACAATCCCAAGAGCCTGCTGAAGCAGTACAACATGTACAATCACAGCAACAGCTGAAGCAGACTGAACATCAAGAGATGGTCTCAGGCATGGAGACACCACAGAGGCAGCAGCAGGCTTCTCTACAAATGTCTGAGTCAGAGGTGTCTACAGGTGAGACGAGCATTACAGAGGACACATGCAGCTACTCTGCCTCCTTCCATCCTTCCTCTGACTCCTCACTGCCACCGCTACACCTGGGCACTGCTGAGGCTCCGTTTCCTACTCTCGCTCTTACGATGTCACCGTCTCCTGCTCAGCCTTCCTCTGTTGCTGAGTCTGACAGTGAAGGACCTCCTAAAATTGAATTCGTGGACAACCGCATAAAGACACTGGATGAAAAGTTGAGGAACTTGTTGTATCAGGAGTACAGTAGTGGGGCAGCAGTGGCAGGGGGAGCTGCCTTTGGTCCACCATCAGCTGCCTCCACATCGGCAGGGGGCGACGAATCATCTGAACCACAATCTCTCCACTTCTCATCATTTCCCCATCATGCATCCTCCTCAGACACTTCCCCTCAATCCTCGTCCTCTAGCACCTCCTCCACCACTTCCCGTTCCTCATCCTCCTCACCGGAACCAGAGAGAGACAAACGGGGGGATGAAGGTTCATCATTTGTAGCCAATTCACAGGAGTTGGACCCCGTCAAACTGCAGCCTGATCCATCTTTTACATCTATATCTTCCACCCTGCCAACCTCTCTGCTTGCTTCTTGTCAAGACGACTCATCTGGGCTCCAACCCCCACCTGTACCAGGAGAACCAACCATTTTT GCTGTACCCTCACACTCTGACACCAGTACTACCGGAGAAGGATCTTGGCACCACAATCAACAGCTGATCCCTCTCCGGCAtggacagcagcagcagaatgcAGGAGGTGGATATTTTGGCCTAAACCTGACATGTCCTAGTATCAGAAATCCTGTTAGCAAGAAATCGTGGACTCGAAAATTCAAAAACTGGGCGTGCAAACTGCGTCACTCCACCAGCTTGTTCAAGAAGCCCAGAGTTCCGCAAGGTAGCGTTCTGCTAGGGAGAGAGAGTGGGAGCGAAAGAGAGAGACTGAGagtgattgagagagagagaatgagatGTTGGGGCATGAGCCTAACATATCTAATATCTAGCACTAGTCTTAACATAGTGACTTAA